DNA from Candidatus Neomarinimicrobiota bacterium:
TAGCGAATGGATCGCTCCTTTTGGAAAAATATTTATAAATCTATTGAAATTGATTGCTGTCCCTTTGGTCTTGTCGTCTTTAATCACAGGTGTTGCCTCTTTATCGGACTTAAAAAAACTTTCACGAATAGGCGGCAAAACAATCACTATTTACATTGCAACCACCGCCATCGCTGTTACTATTGGACTGATTGCTGTAAATATTTTACAACCGGGTGAAACAGTTCCAGAAGATATGAAAGTAAAACTTCAAGAGACTTATCAAACGGCTGCATCAGGGAAATTGGATGCAGCAGAACAAGTAAAAGACCGTAGCAAACTTCAACCAATCGTAGATATGGTGCCCAGCAATTTTTTTAGTTCTGCTTCCAATAACAGGAATATGCTTCAAGTTGTTTTTGTGGCGATCATTTTTGGCATCGCTCTAATTCAAATTCCCAAAGATAAAGCAAAACCGGTCTTGGATTTTATGGAAGGCATAAATGAACTTGTTATCAAACTAGTAGATAATATTATGCTTATGGCCCCCATTGGCGTGTTTGCACTCATTGCCGATACCATTACCACCGTTGCCGGAGATAATCTCAATAATGTGATAGAATTACTGGGTGCCCTAGGATTTTATATGTTGGCAGTGATAATTGGTTTGATTCTTCAAATGCTGATTACCTATACGGCAGTACTTAAAATGTTTTCAAAAATGTCATTAAAAAAATTCTACAAAGGGATTGCTCCCGCCCAACTATTGGCATTTTCCACCAGTTCCAGTGGTGCCA
Protein-coding regions in this window:
- a CDS encoding dicarboxylate/amino acid:cation symporter, which produces MKLELHWKIIIGLVLGLIFGVLAASQGWGGFTSEWIAPFGKIFINLLKLIAVPLVLSSLITGVASLSDLKKLSRIGGKTITIYIATTAIAVTIGLIAVNILQPGETVPEDMKVKLQETYQTAASGKLDAAEQVKDRSKLQPIVDMVPSNFFSSASNNRNMLQVVFVAIIFGIALIQIPKDKAKPVLDFMEGINELVIKLVDNIMLMAPIGVFALIADTITTVAGDNLNNVIELLGALGFYMLAVIIGLILQMLITYTAVLKMFSKMSLKKFYKGIAPAQLLAFSTSSSGATLPVTMECCEDELGVPEEVSSFVLPLGATINMDGTALYQAVAAVFIAQTLGMDLSIGAQLTIVLTAVLASIGTAAVPGAGIIMLVIILEAIGVPSAGIALILGVDRILDMMRTVTNVTGDASVAVA